In Colletotrichum higginsianum IMI 349063 chromosome 3, whole genome shotgun sequence, a genomic segment contains:
- a CDS encoding Het and ankyrin domain protein, with translation MSDLDPVRAVLAVFPQVTEAAERYKIAEPDRESRGLARGIANERTLFDQTAQRILLFSPSSASSSSHDDNAWLPCLENELGRETAAQVLHDLQTLTEQLQILKTELVSAGRAKGVLDKIRGKASGSARGPPKNPRTRLQKRLDVVSNTNELLASRLSFGHTLLSRASQPPNATGIIDVLDGVSRSALVAFDTFKRDFTCHCYDSHIVYLECPGIAEGLSSGQAMKANHAQPLKFFIQPSTESPNQDSACSFNSLASEQDIASISPLEDWMHLQGADLDWKRRIELALQLSLAVVHLSPTPWIDDSWTWDSWAIAADPMTSYEPLFGRPLLFRHRFGSSTAPNNPRPPSSTVWSILSRGPALGRLGLCLLELAFGHSISEIRRDGAGKDHFDLRTGCDDELDVDVLDFVAAKQLLVSRTIRHKFGEPFEDAVRACIHQQFRVGKSGDIVELDRRDPLFLQKATISIISPLWLQLDRYIRAEHRDTVPNKKSLAKVTVEGVRKEDLKLANRQDVVDSLTQEILAQDMSKLLPEKPELLVGQASSYSRVDKNSRAVAHQDSCLHEPTLPEGRPAEPCSAMGGSSNSLPSVVRSAAAGHAQDRERSRAAGPDSERHGLRLPSLSNESLEDSEWAYDSATGTTESVQTWVADTLDEPPEDSGHPVLSSIKHLVLRVTLHNFHAWNERSPGPARGTAGATIPRESGQPKKRGRHQPGRGVGQDKNGDDDDDDEIENAWARKRQRPDEANMTLACPFYKKDRRLNGSCCGKRLSRIRDVKQHLKRRHYMPIYCPICYKNFLDETKRDNHTNEMACERGTYPRPVGISQKQQGELSKRALRQHTEEEQWYGIFDILFPDHPRPDSAYIDASLMASAMAYQEFVTARGLEILHNVLTASGAISWNVPPGQDLETFQRQILGEGLAAISDEWAREGAISPQAAAEAAHSAEGDPLGVMSSGSISQHHGSAMDADAASSSSVLQASSLSSIAGSSEYAHSYHEPCWPYESHQHENLFHDWDVANILGEEGVREIQGVVSRAALPDHSLEWQHEGHVGHYRNR, from the exons ATGTCAGACCTTGACCCCGTCCGCGCTGTGTTGGCCGTGTTTCCTCAAGTCACCGAGGCTGCCGAGAGGTACAAGATTGCAGAGCCTGATCGTGAGTCTCGCGGACTGGCGCGGGGCATTGCCAACGAAAGGACACTGTTCGATCAGACCGCACAGCGGATTCTACTCTTCTCTccatcctcggcctcctcctcatcccacgacgacaacgcctGGTTGCCATGCTTGGAGAACGAGCTCGGCAGAGAAACTGCCGCCCAGGTGCTTCACGATCTCCAAACTCTGACTGAGCAGCTTCAAATTCTCAAAACCGAGCTTGTCAGTGCCGGTCGAGCAAAG GGGGTACTGGACAAGATCAGAGGGAAGGCTTCAGGCTCGGCCAGAGGGCCCCCCAAAAATCCTAGGACGCGGCTCCAGAAACGGCTGGATGTTGTTTCCAACACAAACGAACTTTTGGCTTCTCGACTGTCATTCGGTCACACTCTACTCTCACGTGCATCCCAACCGCCAAATGCAACCGGTATTATAGACGTCCTCGATGGTGTCTCAAGGAGCGCGCTAGTCGCCTTTGATACATTCAAGAGAGACTTCACATGTCACTGCTATGACTCTCACATCGTTTATCTTGAATGCCCAGGGATCGCTGAGGGTCTCTCGTCGGGACAAGCGATGAAGGCGAACCATGCCCAGCCGCTCAAATTCTTTATCCAGCCCAGCACAGAGTCACCGAACCAGGACTCGGCATGCTCATTCAACTCCCTGGCTTCCGAGCAGGACATCGCGTCAATCTCGCCCTTGGAAGACTGGATGCATCTGCAGGGTGCCGACCTCGACTGGAAACGCCGCATAGAGCTGGCTTTGCAACTCAGCCTTGCCGTCGTTCACCTGTCACCAACCCCTTGGATCGATGACTCGTGGACCTGGGACAGCTGGGCCATCGCTGCCGATCCAATGACTTCGTATGAGCCGTTATTTGGGAGGCCGCTCCTCTTTCGTCATCGGTTCGGCTCTTCCACTGCACCAAATAATCCTcgaccgccgtcgtcgacagTGTGGTCCATCCTGTCCCGAGGGCCTGCCCTCGGTAGGCTCGGCCTCTGCCTGTTGGAGCTGGCGTTTGGCCATAGTATTTCTGAGATACGGCGCGATGGCGCTGGCAAGGACCACTTCGACCTCCGAACTGGCTgtgacgacgagctcgacgtcgatgtTCTTGATTTCGTCGCGGCCAAACAGCTTCTTGTCTCCCGGACGATCCGGCATAAGTTCGGGGAGCCGTTCGAAGATGCAGTTAGGGCATGTATTCACCAGCAATTCAGGGTTGGGAAGAGCGGCGACATCGTTGAGCTGGACCGACGAGACCCCTTGTTCCTACAGAAGGCGACGATCTCGATCATCTCGCCTCTTTGGTTGCAGCTGGACAGATATATACG AGCCGAACACCGTGACACCGTCCCTAACAAGAAATCCCTCGCCAAGGTTACTGTTGAAGGGGTTCGCAAGGAGGACCTTAAGCTAGCCAATCGCCAAGATGTCGTTGATTCGTTAACACAGGAAATCCTCGCCCAGGATATGAGCAAACTCCTTCCAGAAAAGCCCGAGTTATTGGTAGGGCAGGCATCCTCCTACTCAAGAGTTGACAAAAACAGTAGGGCAGTTGCTCATCAAGATTCCTGCCTCCACGAGCCTACCTTGCCCGAAGGAAGGCCTGCCGAGCCGTGCTCTGCGATGGGTGGCTCCTCGAACTCACTGCCAAGCGTAGTCCGGTCCGCTGCGGCGGGACATGCACAGGACAGAGAGCGGAGCCGTGCAGCCGGACCGGACAGCGAACGCCATGGTCTACGCCTGCCGTCCCTGAGTAACGAGTCCCTAGAGGACTCGGAATGGGCCTACGACTCAgcgacggggacgacggAATCCGTACAGACATGGGTGGCGGACACCCTGGACGAACCGCCAGAGGATTCGGGCCATCCGGTTCTGTCTAGCATCAAGCATCTTGTTCTGCGTGTGACCCTCCACAATTTTCATGCCTGGAACGAGCGGAGCCCCGGGCCGGCCCGTGGAACTGCGGGAGCTACTATCCCGCGCGAGAGCGGGCAGCCGAAGAAACGAGGCAGACACCAGCCCGGTCGAGGCGTGGGGCAGGATAAgaacggcgatgacgacgatgacgacgagatcGAAAATGCTTGGGCCCGGAAACGGCAACGACCCGACGAGGCCAACATGACTCTGGCTTGCCCGTTCTATAAAAAGGACCGCCGGCTCAACGGGAGCTGTTGTGGGAAGAGGCTGAGCCGGATCCGTGACGTCAAGCAGCACTTGAAGAGGAGGCATTATATGCCTATCTACTGTCCCATCTGCTACAAGAACTTCTTGGACGAGACGAAGAGGGACAACCACACAAATGAGATGGCTTGCGAGAGGGGAACCTATCCACGTCCCGTTGGCATCAGCCAGAAACAGCAAGGTGAGCTCAGTAAGAGGGCACTGAGGCAACATACAGAGGAAGAACAGTGGTACGGCATCTTCGACATCCTCTTCCCGGACCATCCCCGGCCGGACTCGGCCTACATTGACGCCAGCCTCATGGCGAGCGCCATGGCGTACCAGGAGTTTGTGACGGCCCGCGGACTCGAGATCCTTCATAACGTCCTGACAGCCAGCGGCGCCATCAGCTGGAACGTCCCTCCCGGCCAGGATCTTGAGACTTTTCAACGGCAGATCCTTGGCGAAGGTCTGGCGGCCATCTCTGACGAGTGGGCGCGCGAGGGGGCTATTTCACCACAAGCGGCTGCAGAAGCGGCTCACTCTGCCGAGGGCGATCCGCTCGGCGTGATGAGCTCCGGCAGTATATCGCAGCATCACGGCTCTGCGATGGACGCAGACGCGGCCAGCTCGAGTTCTGTCCTCCAAGCCAGCAGCCTCTCGTCCATTGCGGGGTCCTCTGAGTATGCGCACAGTTATCACGAGCCTTGTTGGCCGTATGAGAGTCATCAGCACGAAAATTTGTTTCACGATTGGGATGTCGCGAATATCttgggagaagagggcgtAAGAGAGATACAGGGGGTTGTTTCCAGGGCTGCTCTTCCGGATCATTCTCTTGAATGGCAGCATGAGGGGCATGTAGGACACTACAGAAACAGGTAG
- a CDS encoding Transcriptional xre family, translating into MPAATDDDSKAQRQRRNRALRERGPIAAEFEDCQQSFVRLSDALHLSRNSYLVEKCWRRFNLWDDDSGASSRTLDYNLKSSPSLVKQTTSLLHDLGWTLTHAIMAVPLEEPEDEETESGLASIKPFNNCDTALLSVDADLDNVDADVDYGTGPWLQEALDIVDNLVHLLPALRKPSEISTPEDATLDFPGCCPLQLYQEVADTMFPSADADFLNRLARTQWLNGLSLSSVHENSDMKHNANISAPTSQDQTLPRGWPSRRDTREVQAFHLLESDRISSTIRSYAETVLSRNTITDHRSTTSFGALSQAQPVRHPNVPSPPVELDQPGAGQFDCPYCHCELPLAVGTNMSHDDWASHFHQDMRPYICTFGQSRCCNVTFATREEWFLHELDFHRASQIWMCGSCAVEFRSAAEFESHLLSTHFDLPLPRDLSGLAESCKRLSYVADASWACAICRTICGSLEELENHVGNHMEAFVYNTVCEHEPLTEDDQESKDILGIVLADFLSDQIVPAAGLIGGGGDDNDDNMGTRAYAAAKPDEAVNTTRSANAGLLLDNDKANRPAAGHTSSDWTEKVTSFLGSQPHSLEAAKYNLPAQYPNFAGREQDLRRIHESLSVPGRICVLTGASGIGKTATAVQYAYRFGDGDEYAYVFWVEAEPAGLLADKYASIADALDLNRDGVQEDNSLLFRVRERLLKLDKRWLLIFDNVVSWTDISPFVTKALTLSKGSVLITTREDPRRSQQMWLHQRRIRLGPLCTDHGRELLLTSIHPHIHREDVHNDEDSELAGKIVDILEGLPLAISLVVGYVKESGCTLGDFLEMWDEKELRRMKPSKTSNTTGADAVDTTVDLLWDIGIREVPSNSRMLLNIMSFLNPDRIPKSLLVGDHEEGYLDMLNSSERLSYKRMINKLISRRLIAVKEAPNAEVEYSIHRLLKEKIILDMDDYSITDALRKTFRLIRKKFPRANHHQVPDPSTWSTCQEYMPHIETFYQIFCRERGRIEPLASVKPLELAELFYDAGFHVWSRRGTAYDGQRLLQTAIDLLDGVRYERDSKLRADINCMLGLLLLEMGCEERVEGARCLLEARRIREVIYHQHPEDHDNDVLFTNANSDYALCLMNDHQFDKAGEEMRRCFGRYEVWGPQLENPFENSKYYGNYSVVLMFQGRMDEAIGSVERCLELTQRFSGKKAQWYRRVFLLASIHLQAGDVQKALDLHLETLAARFELGGKHNTNFILSLYAVGATYHHLKNLEQATQYMNECVEYATNAQWSKVGIGRAKLHLATLYEEQGLEDKKVQTLKAEARKVLEEYRSYAAECVQSTNDELMIFDDLQPTLLGRYTGTALLKHLQANLPRRRPCSLGSEY; encoded by the exons ATGCCCGCCGCCACAGACGACGACAGCAAGGCTCAAAGGCAACGCAGGAACCGGGCTCTCCGGGAGAGGGGtcccatcgccgccgagttTGAAGACTGTCAGCAGTCGTTTGTCCGGCTGTCGGATGCCCTTCACCTCAGCCGAAACAGCTATCTGGTTGAGAAATGCTGGCGCAGGTTCAACCTGTGGGACGATGATAGTGGCGCGTCGTCGCGGACTCTTGACTATAACTTGaagagctcgccgtcgcttGTGAAGCAGACGACGAGTCTTCTGCATGATCTAGGATGGACCTTGACCCATG CAATCATGGCCGTCCCGCTGGAagagcccgaggacgaggaaacTGAAAGCGGCCTGGCATCGATCAAACCGTTCAACAACTGCGACACGGCACTTTTGTctgtcgacgccgacctAGACAATGTCGACGCTGACGTGGACTACGGCACAGGCCCGTGGCTCCAGGAGGCGCTCGACATTGTCGACAACCTGGTGCACCTCTTGCCGGCTCTCCGAAAACCCTCCGAGATCTCAACGCCCGAGGATGCGACGCTTGACTTCCCCGGTTGCTGTCCGCTCCAATTGTACCAGGAAGTAGCCGACACCATGTTTCCGTCTGCCGATGCCGACTTCTTGAACCGTCTTGCTCGGACTCAGTGGCTCAACGGACTTAGTCTTTCGAGCGTGCATGAGAATTCGGATATGAAGCATAACGCCAACATCTCAGCTCCCACGTCGCAAGATCAGACGCTTCCACGCGGTTGGCCTTCACGCCGGGATACCCGGGAAGTCCAAGCATTCCATCTACTGGAATCCGACAGAATAAGCTCCACCATCCGCTCCTACGCCGAGACGGTACTGTCACGCAACACGATAACCGACCACCGCTCAACTACGTCCTTCGGCGCGTTGTCCCAAGCCCAGCCGGTGCGCCATCCTAATGTGCCGAGTCCTCCCGTGGAGCTTGACCAGCCCGGCGCTGGTCAGTTCGACTGTCCTTACTGTCATTGCGAACTGCCGCTCGCCGTCGGGACCAACATGAGCCACGACGACTGGGCTAGTCACTTCCACCAGGATATGAGGCCATACATCTGCACATTTGGCCAGTCTCGCTGTTGTAACGTCACATTTGCCACCAGAGAAGAATGGTTCCTACACGAGCTCGATTTCCACCGCGCGTCGCAGATTTGGATGTGCGGCTCTTGTGCAGTCGAGTTTCGTAGTGCGGCCGAGTTCGAGAGCCACTTGCTGTCGACCCACTTCGACTTGCCATTGCCACGGGATCTTTCCGGGTTGGCGGAGAGCTGTAAACGATTGTCATACGTCGCCGATGCCTCTTGGGCGTGCGCTATATGCCGTACAATCTGCGGGAGCCTGGAAGAGCTCGAGAACCATGTCGGGAATCACATGGAAGCGTTTGTTTACAATACCGTTTGTGAACACGAGCCTCTGACTGAAGATGATCAAGAAAGCAAAGACATTCTTGGCATAGTTCTCGCAGACTTCCTCTCAGATCAGATTGTGCCAGCAGCCGGTCTcattggcggcggcggtgacgacaacgacgacaacatgGGGACTCGGGCTTACGCGGCCGCCAAGCCTGACGAAGCCGTCAATACTACCCGTTCAGCCAATGCTGGCCTTCTGTTGGACAATGACAAGGCCAATAGACCAGCGGCCGGGCATACAAGCAGTGATTGGACCGAGAAGGTCACCAGTTTTTTGGGCTCGCAGCCGCACAGCCTCGAGGCTGCGAAGTACAACCTGCCTGCCCAGTACCCCAATTTTGCCGGCAGGGAACAAGACCTCCGCCGTATCCACGAGTCCCTATCTGTGCCGGGCCGAATATGCGTTCTCACTGGCGCCTCGGGCATCGGCAAGACGGCCACGGCGGTACAATACGCCTATCGTTtcggcgatggtgacgagTACGCGTACGTCTTTTGGGTGGAGGCCGAGCCTGCGGGGCTCCTTGCAGACAAGTACGCCTCAATCGCCGACGCTCTGGACCTCAATCGCGACGGCGTCCAGGAAGACAAcagcctcctcttccgcgtAAGAGAGCGTCTGTTGAAGCTGGACAAGAGATGGCTGCTGATCTTTGACAACGTCGTATCCTGGACCGACATCAGTCCCTTTGTCACCAAGGCCTTGACCCTTAGCAAAGGCTCAGTGCTCATCACCACCAGGGAGGACCCCCGTCGGTCTCAGCAGATGTGGCTTCATCAACGCCGCATCCGACTGGGACCCCTGTGCACCGACCATGGGCGGGAGCTCCTTCTTACGTCCATCCATCCGCACATCCACAGGGAGGATGTTCACAACGACGAAGACTCGGAGCTGGCAGGAAAGAttgtcgacatcctcgaaGGCCTCCCGCTAGCCATCAGCTTGGTTGTTGGATACGTCAAGGAGTCTGGGTGCACCCTTGGCGATTTCCTTGAGATGTGGGACGAGAAAGAGTTGAGAAGGATGAAACCGAGCAAGACGAGCAACACGACCGGTGCAGACGCCGTCGATACCACCGTCGACTTGTTGTGGGATATTGGTATTCGCGAGGTCCCGAGCAATAGCCGAATGTTGCTCAACATTATGTCCTTTCTGAACCCGGATCGGATACCAAAGAGCCTGCTGGTCGGCGATCACGAAGAGGGCTATCTGGACATGCTGAATTCTTCCGAAAGACTAAG TTACAAACGAATGATCAACAAGCTCATCAGCCGGCGActcatcgccgtcaaggaggcgCCCAATGCCGAAGTCGAGTACTCTATCCACAGGCTGCTCAAGGAGAAGATCATACTTGACATGGACGACTACAGCATCACCGACGCCTTGCGCAAGACGTTTCGCCTCATTCGGAAGAAGTTCCCACGCGCAAACCACCACCAGGTCCCAGACCCGTCGACCTGGTCAACGTGCCAAGAGTACATGCCGCACATTGAAACCTTTTACCAGATCTTCTGTCGGGAGCGAGGGAGGATCGAACCCCTCGCGTCCGTGAAGCCCCTCGAGCTGGCGGAGCTTTTCTACGACGCGGGCTTTCACGTATGGTCCAGGCGCGGCACCGCCTACGACGGGCAGAGACTGCTGCAGACCGCCATCGACCTTCTCGACGGGGTTCGGTACGAACGCGACTCGAAGCTCCGCGCCGACATCAACTGCATGCTCgggcttctgctgctggagATGGGCTGCGAAGAGCGCGTCGAAGGCGCTCGGTGTCTCCTGGAGGCCCGGCGCATCCGCGAAGTCATTTACCATCAACATCCTGAAGACCACGATAACGACGTGCTTTTCACGAACGCCAACTCAGACTACGCGCTGTGTCTCATGAACGACCACCAGTTCGACAAAGCGGGCGAGGAGATGCGGAGGTGCTTCGGACGCTACGAGGTCTGGGGCCCCCAGTTAGAAAACCCGTTTGAGAATTCAAAGTACTACGGCAACTATAGCGTCGTCCTCATGTTTCAGGGCAGGATGGACGAGGCCATAGGTTCGGTGGAGAGATGCCTTGAGCTAACGCAGCGGTTCTCGGGGAAAAAGGCCCAGTGGTACCGGCGGGTCTTCCTGCTCGCAAGCATACATCTCCAGGCGGGCGACGTCCAGAAGGCCCTAGACCTGCACCTAGAGACGCTGGCGGCCCGgttcgagctcggcgggaAGCATAACACCAACTTCATTCTAAGTCTCTACGCGGTCGGTGCCACTTACCATCACCTAAAGAATCTGGAGCAAGCCAC CCAGTACATGAATGAGTGCGTCGAGTATGCGACGAATGCGCAGTGGTCGAAGGTGGGCATTGGCAGGGCCAAGTTGCACCTCGCGACACTCTACGAGGAACAGGGACTCGAAGACAAGAAGGTGCAGACACTTAAGGCAGAGGCAAGGAAGGTTTTGGAGGAGTACCGGAGCTATGCGGCGGAGTGCGTACAGAGCACAAACGATGAGCTGATGATCTTTGACGATCTGCAGCCGACGTTACTCGGACGCTACACCGGGACGGCGCTGCTCAAGCATCTGCAAGCCAACCtaccccgtcgtcgtccttgctCTCTTGGCAGCGAGTACTGA